GGATTTTCTTTTGCTACTCTTTGGATATGATTGATGTAGTCCTGTGTTCTGGGGGAAATTTTTCCTTTGACTTTGGTTCCGAATTTAGATTGGAAAAATTGAATGTCCTCTTCCAACGCTTTCGTTCGGAAAAGTTCAGGGAAATAAACTTTGGAAAGGATGGGGTCTTTTGCATTTTCACGAAATAGATCTTCCATCACGTTGTAAACATCGCGAAGGCTTTCCAATTGGTATGTATAAGTTTGAGGATCGAGTCCGCCGCGAAAGATGGCTCTGAGGTAAGGAACTCGTTCCGTTTCCTGGTGTTTTTCCGCCGTTCCTTCTCTCAACATAAGTGCTACTGACATAAAATCTCCTAGTTGCGGCTGAAGCTCATTTGGTGAGAATCAGTCTCATAAATGACATTACCCTGACAATTGGGAGAGAGGTAAAGGATTTTTAGAGGGGGGATTCTTGTACGTCGGATTGTTTTTTGATCACTTCTCCCTGGATCGGTTTTACTTCGGGATAAACAATGTTTGCCATATAGATGATAAAGATGCTGATGATAATGCCCATTGCCGCGAGAACCACATCTTTGCCGACTTTTCTGAATGTGTCCAAGTAGGGGAGGTCTCTGTAGGTGAGAACATTCAGAATGATTTCCCTGCCAGCAAGTAATCCTAAAAATACCCAAGTGGTGGACATAGGAACATTGCTGATGGTCTGAAATATAAACAAAATCGTTCCATAAACAAAATCAACCGTCGTAGCGGCCTTCGACCATTTGATGTCAGATTTTTCCGAGACGACTTGTTGGATGGTTCCTCCGTTCGTTCGGATGATGATGAATAATGCGAATACTAACAAAGAGGAGGCGACCGAAAATTCGAGAAAGCTCAGATGGCGTGGTATGAATACGGCGATGTTAGCTGTGTCCTGAAAAAGCCAGGCTACCCAAAGGTAGATGGTGGAGAACCATTGCAAACGAGACCATTTTCGTTCCGAAACAGGATCGGGGGTATGTTCTTCGTAATATTCCTGGGGATCGACTTTG
The nucleotide sequence above comes from Leptospira kobayashii. Encoded proteins:
- a CDS encoding heme oxygenase (biliverdin-producing); translated protein: MSVALMLREGTAEKHQETERVPYLRAIFRGGLDPQTYTYQLESLRDVYNVMEDLFRENAKDPILSKVYFPELFRTKALEEDIQFFQSKFGTKVKGKISPRTQDYINHIQRVAKENPSLLVAQSYVRYLGDLSGGQAIKKVIAKTFALEGIPGTAFYEFPEIQDHQAFKGIYRTAMDTLPLNDSQKAELLEEAKQVFDLNKNLFVELEADLKINIGAEKFQELIPAG